A region of Methyloversatilis discipulorum DNA encodes the following proteins:
- a CDS encoding serine/threonine-protein kinase, with product MSIPAKLGKYDILRELGQGAMGIVYEGRDPVIDRRVAIKTLKREQLERSEADEVIARFKREAQAAGRLNHPNVVAIYEYGEEADGTAFIAMEFVQGRELKDAFDSDERIPLQMVGRVMDQLLDALEHAHRNGVTHRDIKPANIILLADGTVKVADFGVARIESSNLTQAGTVMGTPSYMSPEQFMGQTVDGRSDLFSAGVVLYQLLTGEKPFTGALTTIMHKVLKEDPPWPSVLNVHVSPRIDAVVKRAMAKRPEDRFQSASEFRRALDAALSAPVADDDATVVNLDDGDATVLSATPDATLQTSRMPAPPAVEPAPPPAAAPARTAPETPSPAAPPVAAKRTPMLIAAGVAVLLIAGGAWMYVGGGSEPAPSTPAPLAAEADAAPVAVAPPPPAPTAALDPGVAIISAIGLADPGDPRLANDRNALNQAMRDDARRQILEKAVALFVDPKSVNAHYDVLQSRLLDRSGDFIQAVLEEGPPQLGKDGLMSGEVRAAVRVRQVQKSLNQMSQEERVDFIRNNGDPKIAVAVSSLWPDGDPTAPPLRSQLAENTLKQHIQGFGFRTWNDEAGTGQNADFAIDGEVRFKRLSVRLAASGLVIDKVVLTSWTVRCTDRKSGEEVYLNTEVPEGTSWTSEEKALADIGKRVGEQFSREFFLSHFHFTARKVALQLTGLPGEEVAGSLLREIASLRAVLATEVKSLGSERAEFVVDMSGGLADAGQNVQAGILMPLSRKLGRNCLSVASSTPDAVTLNFDPACAAPEMVAKLQTLPPAGLMEAAPSRREAVVHSPELRKRISI from the coding sequence GTGAGCATTCCCGCAAAGCTGGGCAAGTACGACATCCTGCGCGAACTGGGCCAGGGCGCGATGGGCATTGTCTATGAGGGGCGTGACCCGGTGATCGATCGCCGGGTCGCCATCAAGACGCTCAAGCGCGAACAGCTGGAGCGCAGCGAGGCGGACGAGGTGATCGCCCGCTTCAAGCGCGAGGCACAGGCGGCCGGCCGGCTCAACCACCCGAACGTGGTGGCAATCTACGAGTATGGCGAAGAAGCGGACGGTACCGCCTTCATCGCGATGGAATTCGTGCAGGGACGCGAACTGAAGGATGCCTTCGACTCCGACGAGCGCATTCCTCTGCAGATGGTCGGCCGCGTCATGGACCAGCTGCTCGACGCGCTTGAGCACGCCCATCGCAACGGCGTCACGCACCGCGACATCAAGCCGGCCAACATCATCCTGCTCGCCGACGGCACGGTGAAGGTGGCCGACTTCGGCGTGGCCCGCATCGAATCGTCGAACCTGACCCAGGCCGGCACCGTGATGGGCACGCCGTCCTACATGTCGCCGGAACAGTTCATGGGGCAGACGGTGGACGGGCGCAGCGACCTGTTTTCGGCCGGCGTCGTGCTGTACCAGTTGCTGACTGGCGAGAAGCCCTTCACCGGCGCGCTCACCACCATCATGCACAAGGTGCTGAAGGAAGATCCGCCCTGGCCGTCGGTGCTCAACGTCCATGTGTCGCCGCGCATTGACGCGGTGGTCAAGCGGGCGATGGCCAAACGGCCGGAGGACCGTTTCCAGAGCGCCTCCGAATTCCGCCGCGCACTCGACGCGGCGTTGTCGGCGCCGGTTGCCGACGACGACGCCACCGTCGTGAACCTCGACGACGGCGACGCCACCGTGCTGTCGGCGACGCCGGACGCGACACTGCAGACTTCCCGCATGCCGGCGCCGCCGGCGGTCGAGCCCGCGCCGCCGCCCGCGGCAGCACCGGCACGCACGGCGCCCGAAACGCCGTCCCCAGCCGCGCCACCCGTCGCCGCGAAACGCACCCCGATGCTCATCGCCGCCGGCGTCGCTGTGCTGCTGATCGCCGGCGGCGCCTGGATGTACGTCGGTGGCGGCTCCGAGCCGGCCCCGTCCACGCCCGCCCCGCTCGCCGCCGAAGCGGACGCGGCCCCCGTCGCCGTCGCGCCACCGCCGCCGGCACCGACGGCAGCGCTGGATCCGGGTGTCGCCATCATCAGCGCCATCGGACTGGCCGATCCCGGTGACCCCAGGCTGGCCAATGACCGCAACGCGCTGAACCAGGCCATGCGCGACGACGCGCGCCGCCAGATACTCGAGAAAGCGGTTGCGCTGTTCGTCGACCCGAAGTCGGTCAATGCGCACTACGACGTGCTGCAGTCGCGCCTGCTCGACCGCAGTGGCGACTTCATACAGGCGGTGCTGGAAGAAGGTCCGCCGCAGCTGGGCAAGGACGGGCTGATGTCCGGCGAAGTGCGCGCCGCGGTACGCGTGCGTCAGGTGCAGAAGTCGCTGAACCAGATGTCGCAGGAGGAACGGGTCGATTTCATCCGCAACAACGGCGACCCGAAGATCGCGGTCGCCGTGTCGTCGTTGTGGCCGGACGGCGATCCGACCGCACCACCGCTGCGTTCGCAACTGGCCGAGAACACGTTGAAGCAGCACATCCAGGGCTTCGGCTTCCGCACCTGGAACGACGAGGCGGGCACCGGCCAGAACGCCGACTTCGCGATCGACGGAGAAGTGCGCTTCAAGCGGCTGAGCGTCCGGCTGGCGGCATCCGGTCTGGTGATCGACAAGGTCGTGCTGACTTCATGGACGGTGCGCTGCACCGACCGCAAGTCGGGCGAAGAGGTCTATCTGAACACCGAGGTGCCGGAAGGCACCAGCTGGACGTCCGAAGAGAAGGCGCTGGCCGACATCGGCAAGCGCGTCGGCGAGCAGTTCAGCCGCGAGTTCTTCCTCAGCCACTTCCATTTCACCGCCCGCAAGGTGGCGCTGCAGCTCACCGGCCTGCCCGGCGAGGAAGTCGCCGGTTCGCTGTTGCGTGAAATCGCGTCGCTGCGCGCAGTGCTCGCCACCGAAGTGAAATCGCTGGGCAGCGAGCGCGCCGAGTTCGTGGTCGACATGTCGGGCGGCCTCGCCGACGCCGGCCAGAACGTGCAGGCCGGCATCCTGATGCCGCTGTCGCGCAAGCTGGGCCGCAACTGCCTCAGCGTCGCGTCGAGCACGCCCGACGCCGTAACGCTCAATTTCGATCCGGCCTGCGCCGCCCCCGAAATGGTGGCAAAGCTGCAGACGCTGCCGCCCGCCGGGCTGATGGAAGCCGCGCCGTCGCGGCGTGAAGCGGTGGTGCACAGCCCCGAACTGCGCAAACGCATCAGCATCTGA
- a CDS encoding FHA domain-containing protein, translated as MADRSDHGLRVLRIGSAPECALRANDTRVAAHHATLLCSGDELALSATGAAPLRVNGTPLEHGEVRIGDRIDLNGFEFVLDDAALAGRLSAPPAQTVALDIDFSAGDETVVAQTAPAPAAHSGLSLTIGSAADNDIVVPLPQVSPRHCTLWLRDGQLVVEDAGSDAGTHVAGGRVREAELAEGDTIGLGSHPLLIGPAVTALFHRLDEDADATRMMAVAPPPSVTIRIGRDATPGVNDIVLQAPSVSKRQCELRSDGRHWHVRDLGSTNGTSINAPGAPIDCETVVSAQDVLYFGSCRFPLSRLHALERDAASAHAAGAALPEDKQEVVVGRDPSADLRIDSPQVSRRHARLLRSGGGWLVEDLGSANGTYINGQPVRQATPLGHDDVLSLGSVVVDLGEAGNLARAYRGDVVLQAEGITVSVDGGRKTLLHDVSFTVFPTEFVGLMGPSGAGKTTLMMALNGYLKPQSGRSLINGQDLYRNFDAWRGAIGYVPQDDIIHPELTVFEALYFTARLRLPPDTSRAEIEARITDVLAQLEISQTRDVAIGSPERKGISGGQRKRVNLAQELITQPRLLFLDEPTSGLASEDTLNVMRLLRRLADQGRSILLTIHQPSLEAYRCMDNIVYLADGQLVYYGPAWPDSITYFNPGVEPGAPEYDKLVSEPGHALKPLAEDKRRGRDMGERAAAFRASPLHARYVGERRGADTATMTGERANEGGRTRGFGLRQWAVLTRRYATIKLRDRVSTLILLVQAPVIAAVIALVFAGELDTAAGRNAYGAFALFLMAVSAVWFGCSNAAREIVSEQAIYRRERMVNLKIPSYVMSKFVVLGALCAIQCALLLGIVGVATGLQGSWAGHFALLWACAASGVGMGLLLSALVRSSEAAIGLVPLLLIPQVILSGLIMPLDKLSPPMRWTSSVMMTRWGFEGALQHEQAAGAYALPAVPATAGPMPQSDVTALPPSTPVQRYFGEFAVGRLRATAVLVSASALLLAAVMAVLRFRQQ; from the coding sequence GTGGCAGACAGGAGCGACCACGGTTTGCGCGTGCTGCGCATCGGTTCGGCGCCGGAGTGCGCCTTGCGCGCCAACGACACGCGCGTCGCCGCGCATCACGCGACCCTGCTGTGCAGCGGTGACGAACTGGCGCTGAGCGCCACCGGCGCCGCGCCACTGCGCGTGAATGGCACGCCGCTCGAACACGGCGAGGTACGCATCGGCGACCGCATCGACCTGAATGGCTTCGAGTTCGTACTCGATGACGCGGCGCTGGCCGGACGCCTGTCCGCCCCGCCGGCGCAGACCGTCGCGCTCGACATCGATTTCAGCGCCGGCGACGAAACCGTGGTGGCACAAACCGCACCTGCACCGGCCGCGCACAGCGGACTGTCGCTGACCATCGGCTCCGCCGCGGACAACGACATCGTCGTGCCGCTCCCGCAGGTGTCGCCGCGCCACTGCACGCTGTGGCTGCGCGACGGCCAACTCGTCGTCGAGGACGCCGGTTCGGACGCCGGCACCCATGTCGCAGGTGGGCGCGTACGCGAGGCCGAACTGGCGGAAGGCGACACGATAGGGCTGGGCAGTCATCCGCTCCTCATAGGCCCGGCGGTGACCGCACTGTTCCATCGTCTGGACGAGGACGCCGACGCCACGCGCATGATGGCGGTCGCACCACCGCCCAGCGTGACGATACGGATAGGCCGCGACGCCACGCCCGGCGTGAACGACATCGTGCTGCAGGCGCCGTCAGTGTCGAAGCGCCAGTGCGAGCTGCGCAGTGACGGCCGGCACTGGCACGTGCGCGACCTCGGCTCCACCAACGGCACATCGATCAACGCGCCGGGCGCGCCGATAGACTGCGAAACCGTGGTCAGCGCGCAGGACGTGCTTTATTTTGGCTCCTGCCGCTTTCCGCTGTCGCGGCTGCACGCGCTCGAGCGCGACGCCGCAAGCGCGCATGCCGCCGGCGCAGCGCTGCCCGAAGACAAGCAGGAAGTGGTGGTCGGCCGCGATCCGTCGGCCGACCTGCGCATCGATTCACCCCAGGTGTCGCGCCGCCACGCCCGGCTGCTGCGCAGTGGCGGCGGCTGGCTGGTCGAGGACCTGGGGTCGGCCAATGGCACTTACATCAACGGGCAGCCGGTCAGGCAAGCGACGCCGCTGGGGCACGACGACGTGCTCAGCCTGGGCAGCGTGGTGGTCGATCTCGGTGAAGCCGGCAATCTGGCGCGCGCCTACCGCGGCGACGTGGTGCTGCAGGCCGAAGGCATCACGGTCAGCGTGGACGGCGGCCGCAAGACGCTGCTGCACGACGTGTCCTTCACCGTGTTCCCGACCGAGTTCGTCGGCCTGATGGGGCCGTCCGGCGCCGGCAAGACCACGCTGATGATGGCGCTCAACGGTTACCTCAAACCGCAGTCCGGACGTTCGCTGATCAACGGCCAGGATCTCTACCGCAACTTCGACGCCTGGCGGGGCGCCATCGGCTACGTGCCGCAGGACGACATCATCCATCCTGAACTGACGGTGTTCGAGGCGCTGTATTTCACCGCCCGCCTGCGCCTGCCGCCCGACACCTCGCGCGCCGAGATCGAGGCACGCATCACCGACGTGCTGGCCCAGCTCGAAATAAGCCAGACGCGCGACGTGGCTATCGGCTCGCCCGAGCGCAAGGGCATTTCCGGCGGCCAGCGCAAGCGCGTCAATCTGGCGCAGGAACTGATCACCCAGCCGCGCCTGCTCTTCCTCGACGAACCGACCTCGGGCCTGGCCAGCGAGGACACGCTGAACGTGATGCGCCTGCTGCGCCGCCTGGCCGATCAGGGCCGCTCCATCCTGCTCACCATCCACCAGCCCTCGCTGGAGGCCTACCGCTGCATGGACAACATCGTCTATCTGGCCGACGGGCAGCTCGTGTACTACGGACCGGCCTGGCCGGATTCCATCACCTACTTCAACCCGGGCGTCGAACCGGGCGCGCCGGAGTACGACAAGCTGGTGTCGGAACCGGGGCACGCGCTGAAGCCGCTGGCCGAGGACAAACGACGCGGGCGCGACATGGGCGAGCGCGCCGCCGCTTTCCGCGCCTCGCCGCTGCACGCGCGCTACGTCGGCGAACGACGCGGCGCCGACACCGCGACGATGACCGGCGAGCGCGCGAACGAAGGCGGTCGCACGCGCGGCTTCGGCCTGCGCCAGTGGGCGGTGCTGACGCGCCGCTACGCCACCATCAAGCTGCGCGATCGCGTCAGCACACTCATCCTGCTGGTACAGGCGCCGGTCATCGCCGCCGTCATCGCCCTGGTGTTCGCTGGCGAACTGGACACGGCGGCCGGCCGCAATGCCTACGGCGCATTCGCGCTGTTCCTGATGGCGGTGTCGGCCGTCTGGTTCGGCTGCTCCAACGCGGCGCGCGAAATCGTGTCCGAGCAGGCGATCTACCGCCGCGAGCGCATGGTGAACCTGAAGATACCGAGCTATGTGATGAGCAAATTCGTCGTGCTCGGCGCGCTGTGCGCGATCCAGTGCGCGCTGCTGCTCGGCATCGTTGGCGTGGCCACCGGGCTGCAGGGCAGCTGGGCCGGCCATTTCGCGCTGCTGTGGGCGTGCGCGGCATCCGGTGTCGGCATGGGACTGCTGCTGTCGGCGCTGGTGCGCTCGTCGGAAGCGGCGATCGGGCTGGTGCCGCTGCTGCTCATCCCGCAGGTCATCCTGTCCGGCCTCATCATGCCGCTGGACAAGCTGTCACCGCCGATGCGCTGGACCTCGTCGGTGATGATGACCCGCTGGGGCTTCGAGGGGGCACTGCAGCACGAGCAGGCTGCCGGCGCCTACGCACTGCCGGCCGTGCCCGCCACAGCCGGCCCGATGCCGCAGAGTGACGTGACGGCACTGCCGCCCTCGACGCCGGTACAACGCTATTTCGGGGAATTCGCGGTCGGCAGGCTGCGTGCGACTGCCGTGCTGGTCAGCGCCAGCGCGCTGCTGCTGGCGGCGGTGATGGCGGTTCTGCGCTTCAGGCAGCAATGA
- a CDS encoding adenylate/guanylate cyclase domain-containing protein, producing MSSQPKSVCVLFADVSGSTRLYEKLGDAEALRAVERCLNRMRRVVDGHGGKVIKTIGDEVMTTFPNADAGIQAACEMQHRVTDLPPVSGVKLAIRVGFHFGPAIEENDDVFGDTVNTAARMAGLAKAGQIITTAETLAAVTLSMGPEVREIDALTVKGKAEDVRVCEVLWQEGADLTMKASSIVASYHVARLLVRYRDTELTVDNAHGPLTLGRDMSNEVVIKDQRASRNHARIERRRDKFVLVDQSTNGTFLRIEGENEVVLKREEIILRGQGTIGFGHSALEQGIDLMSFEVLE from the coding sequence ATGAGTTCCCAACCTAAATCTGTGTGCGTGCTGTTCGCCGACGTCTCCGGCAGTACCCGGCTCTACGAGAAGCTGGGCGACGCCGAAGCGCTGCGCGCCGTGGAACGCTGCCTCAACCGCATGCGGCGCGTGGTCGACGGACATGGCGGCAAGGTGATCAAGACCATCGGCGACGAGGTCATGACCACCTTCCCCAATGCCGATGCCGGCATCCAGGCCGCCTGCGAGATGCAGCACCGGGTGACCGACCTGCCGCCGGTGTCGGGCGTCAAGCTGGCGATCCGCGTCGGCTTCCACTTCGGGCCGGCGATCGAGGAGAACGACGACGTGTTCGGCGACACCGTCAACACTGCGGCGCGCATGGCCGGTCTGGCCAAGGCAGGGCAGATCATCACCACCGCCGAAACGCTGGCTGCGGTGACGCTGTCGATGGGCCCCGAGGTGCGCGAAATCGACGCGCTGACGGTGAAGGGCAAGGCCGAGGACGTGCGCGTCTGTGAGGTGCTGTGGCAGGAGGGCGCCGACCTGACGATGAAGGCGTCGAGCATCGTCGCCAGCTATCACGTGGCGCGGCTGCTGGTGCGCTACCGCGACACCGAACTGACGGTGGACAACGCGCACGGCCCGCTCACGCTGGGCCGCGACATGAGCAACGAGGTCGTGATCAAGGACCAGCGCGCATCGCGCAATCACGCGCGCATCGAGCGCCGGCGCGACAAGTTCGTGCTGGTCGACCAGAGCACCAACGGCACCTTCCTGCGCATCGAGGGCGAGAACGAGGTGGTGCTCAAGCGCGAAGAAATCATCCTGCGCGGTCAGGGCACCATCGGCTTCGGCCACAGCGCTCTGGAGCAGGGCATAGACCTGATGAGCTTCGAAGTGCTGGAGTGA
- a CDS encoding pteridine reductase codes for MENGKVALITGAARRLGAQMARTLHDAGWRVAIHYRQSAEEALLLLDEFNARRAKSACCLSADLLDTARLPELVDKTLAKFGRLDALINNASSFYPTPIGTITVRDWDDLTGSNFRAPLFLSQAAAPALRDSGGCIVNIADIHAERPLPGYALYSASKGALATLTRALAIDLAPRVRVNGVAPGPIQWPENDLFDPEERARIVRHTLLQREGDPQDIARTVRFLIEDAPYITGQIIAVDGGRSVHL; via the coding sequence ATGGAAAACGGCAAGGTTGCACTGATCACCGGCGCGGCGCGGCGCCTTGGCGCGCAGATGGCGCGCACGCTGCACGACGCCGGCTGGCGGGTGGCCATCCACTACCGGCAGTCGGCCGAAGAGGCACTGCTGCTGCTCGACGAATTCAATGCGCGCCGCGCGAAAAGCGCCTGCTGCCTGTCGGCCGACCTGCTCGATACCGCCCGCCTGCCCGAACTGGTCGACAAGACGCTGGCGAAATTCGGCCGGCTGGACGCACTGATCAATAACGCCTCTTCCTTCTACCCGACGCCGATCGGCACCATCACCGTCCGCGACTGGGACGACCTGACCGGCAGCAACTTCCGCGCGCCGCTCTTCCTGTCGCAGGCGGCCGCGCCGGCGCTGCGCGACAGCGGCGGCTGCATCGTCAATATCGCCGACATCCACGCCGAACGACCGCTGCCGGGCTATGCGCTGTACAGCGCCTCGAAAGGCGCGCTGGCGACGCTGACCCGGGCGCTGGCCATCGACCTGGCGCCGCGGGTGCGTGTCAATGGCGTGGCACCGGGCCCGATCCAGTGGCCGGAAAACGACCTGTTCGACCCGGAAGAACGTGCGCGCATCGTGCGGCATACCCTGTTGCAGCGCGAAGGCGACCCACAGGACATCGCACGTACGGTACGCTTCCTGATCGAGGATGCGCCCTACATCACCGGCCAGATCATTGCCGTGGACGGCGGGCGCAGCGTGCACCTGTGA
- a CDS encoding class I SAM-dependent methyltransferase, with translation MSLPQPDSDAVEHSQRLLGQIRDEITRSGWMPFSRYMECALYAPGLGYYSGALQKFGDDGDFVTAPELTPLFGRSLARQLAELMALSAPHLIEAGAGSGRLAVDVLAELDWLGAAPQSYRILELSADLRARQQALIAAELPHLSARVSWLDSLPDAFDGVVIGNEVLDAMPVERLRNAAGHIEQAGLALDPSGLPVLDWRPAPDALADEARTLGFTEGYDSEINLAARAWVAEWARRIGRGALLLIDYGFPQAEYYHPDRRSGTLMCHYRHHAHTDPLWMPGLNDLTAHVDFTAVAQAAFDAGMSLAGYTSQANFLLNCGVLELLDRDADALSRAKQNAALNQLTSPAEMGELFKVICLTRDIDAPLTGFSRGDRSHTL, from the coding sequence ATGTCACTGCCCCAGCCCGATTCAGACGCCGTCGAGCACAGCCAGCGCCTGCTCGGTCAGATCCGCGACGAGATCACCCGAAGCGGCTGGATGCCTTTCAGCCGCTACATGGAGTGCGCGCTGTACGCGCCGGGGCTCGGCTATTACAGCGGCGCGCTGCAAAAGTTCGGCGACGACGGCGATTTCGTCACCGCGCCGGAGCTGACGCCGCTGTTCGGCCGCAGCCTCGCCCGCCAGTTGGCGGAACTGATGGCGCTGAGCGCGCCGCACCTGATCGAGGCGGGCGCCGGCAGCGGCCGCCTGGCGGTCGATGTGCTGGCCGAGCTCGACTGGCTGGGCGCCGCACCGCAGAGCTATCGCATACTCGAACTGTCGGCCGACCTGCGCGCCCGCCAGCAGGCGCTGATCGCCGCCGAACTGCCGCATCTGAGCGCACGCGTGAGCTGGCTGGACAGTCTGCCCGACGCGTTTGACGGCGTCGTGATCGGCAACGAGGTGCTCGACGCGATGCCGGTCGAACGCCTGCGCAACGCGGCTGGCCACATCGAGCAGGCCGGACTGGCGCTCGACCCGTCCGGCCTGCCGGTACTGGACTGGCGCCCGGCGCCGGACGCACTGGCCGACGAGGCACGTACGCTCGGCTTTACCGAGGGCTACGACAGCGAAATCAATCTCGCCGCCCGCGCCTGGGTGGCCGAGTGGGCGCGTCGCATCGGCCGCGGCGCGCTGCTGCTGATCGACTACGGCTTCCCGCAGGCCGAGTACTACCACCCGGACCGCCGCAGCGGCACGCTGATGTGCCACTACCGCCATCACGCGCACACCGACCCGCTGTGGATGCCCGGACTCAACGACCTGACCGCACACGTCGATTTCACCGCCGTCGCCCAGGCCGCCTTCGACGCCGGCATGTCGCTGGCCGGCTACACCAGCCAGGCGAACTTCCTGCTGAACTGCGGCGTGCTCGAACTGCTGGACCGCGACGCCGACGCGCTGAGCCGGGCGAAGCAGAATGCGGCGCTGAACCAGCTCACCTCGCCGGCCGAGATGGGCGAGCTGTTCAAGGTGATCTGCCTGACCCGCGACATCGATGCGCCGCTGACCGGCTTCTCGCGCGGCGACCGCAGCCACACGCTGTAG
- a CDS encoding AAA family ATPase: MDGADIRIPLAECREIYDVGDVDRAMESGSGARNEALTAFYGKMKTLGGVRYVVKPSSFDGLDPLYARCPNFTPVLDDLKRYLALAVAGNEPMNFTPILLLGEPGIGKTHFARQLANVLGTGFEFVSMSSLTAGWILSGASSQWSHAKPGKVAQALVCGDYANPLVVLDEVDKAGGDARYDPMGALYGLLEQDTARQFKDEFVEVDIDASHIMWVSTANDERSIPEPILSRMNVYTVPRPDHDQACIIARTLYEELVAAHDWGFAPEAPEDVIDRLAGVPPRDMRKVLLAAFGNAKLAHRDHLLPADLEAGRATRQKKIGF, from the coding sequence ATGGACGGGGCGGACATTCGGATTCCTCTGGCGGAATGCCGCGAAATCTACGACGTGGGTGATGTGGACCGGGCGATGGAGTCCGGCAGCGGGGCGCGCAACGAGGCGCTGACCGCCTTCTACGGCAAGATGAAGACGCTGGGCGGCGTGCGCTACGTGGTCAAGCCGTCCTCGTTCGACGGTCTCGACCCGCTGTACGCCCGCTGCCCCAATTTCACGCCGGTGCTGGACGACCTGAAGCGCTATCTGGCGCTGGCGGTGGCCGGCAACGAGCCGATGAACTTCACGCCCATCCTGCTGCTCGGCGAGCCGGGCATCGGTAAGACCCATTTCGCGCGCCAGCTGGCCAATGTGCTCGGCACCGGCTTCGAATTCGTGTCGATGTCCTCGCTCACCGCCGGCTGGATATTGAGCGGCGCCTCGTCGCAGTGGTCGCATGCCAAGCCGGGCAAGGTGGCGCAGGCGCTGGTGTGCGGCGACTACGCCAACCCGCTGGTGGTGCTTGACGAAGTCGACAAGGCGGGCGGCGACGCGCGCTACGATCCGATGGGTGCGCTGTACGGGCTGCTGGAGCAGGACACCGCGCGCCAGTTCAAGGACGAATTCGTCGAGGTCGACATCGACGCCAGCCACATCATGTGGGTGTCCACCGCCAACGACGAGCGTTCGATTCCCGAACCCATCCTGAGCCGGATGAACGTGTACACCGTGCCGCGGCCGGACCACGATCAGGCCTGCATCATCGCGCGCACGCTGTACGAGGAACTGGTCGCCGCGCACGACTGGGGATTCGCGCCGGAGGCACCGGAAGACGTGATCGACCGCCTGGCCGGCGTGCCGCCGCGCGACATGCGCAAGGTGCTGCTGGCCGCTTTCGGCAACGCCAAGCTGGCGCACCGCGACCATCTGCTGCCGGCCGACCTCGAAGCGGGCCGCGCGACGCGGCAGAAGAAGATCGGCTTCTGA
- a CDS encoding serine/threonine protein kinase yields MSDAVRKLGRYVLGREIGRGERGAVFEATEAGSGRLLAIKTFRTDLAADPAHYVRKLGESLLATSSLQHPGIVRIIEQGVADDGQPWAAVERLDARSLRQLLDALPRMAFDWVRSIGSQAADALAHAHAAGIVHGGLKASNILVDGDGRVFVTDFALPSPSPDALPAMPQYLSPEQVQGLPPDARSDVFSLGAILFEMLAGRPPFGSPLTGSLSTVLENIAYAPTPTPSAIDPDVPPDLDMVVMKALAKSPIERYADASALAEALRGVRPAPVVRDADPLPEVLPTDTGPAPILRRGQSGRPKAPVEDVLAELAADIDAFAARGAPQPSIGQAASASAQRPLREQAAPAVAFPTLHEMPAPPQAPPPPAPAVQRAALSPADPPAASSLLADLAGEAQRIRAHTAQMQRGERAVRTEAEQALSNRLLLVRDYFTQLSAQLNVIKPQVARDYPLLGLGVLRGLAWQASDVNTRNRGAEAPDQLVRVSLSWLLRGQSVLRCERDPLAADTLRLALREHGLRFEEQPARDELNRLRAQIFDVAPEVRGRVELNADYRTLTLRLTLQNVERFGLVDYVPPAEDRGSEWLDELVRLLLGQPSRFPTLAKLIVPSPM; encoded by the coding sequence ATGAGCGATGCCGTGCGCAAGCTGGGGCGTTACGTGCTCGGCCGCGAAATCGGTCGCGGCGAGCGCGGCGCCGTATTCGAAGCCACCGAAGCCGGCAGCGGCCGCTTGCTGGCAATCAAGACCTTCCGTACCGATCTCGCCGCCGACCCCGCGCACTACGTGCGCAAACTCGGTGAGAGTCTGCTTGCCACGTCCTCGCTGCAGCACCCGGGCATCGTCCGCATCATCGAACAGGGTGTGGCCGACGACGGGCAGCCCTGGGCGGCGGTCGAGCGGCTGGACGCGCGCTCGCTGCGTCAGTTGCTCGACGCGCTGCCGCGCATGGCCTTCGACTGGGTACGCAGCATAGGCAGCCAGGCGGCCGATGCACTGGCCCATGCGCACGCCGCCGGCATCGTGCATGGCGGGCTGAAGGCGTCGAACATCCTGGTCGATGGCGACGGACGCGTGTTCGTCACCGATTTCGCGCTGCCCTCGCCGTCGCCGGATGCGTTGCCGGCGATGCCGCAGTATCTGTCGCCGGAGCAGGTGCAGGGCTTGCCGCCGGATGCGCGCTCTGACGTGTTCTCGCTCGGCGCCATCCTGTTCGAAATGCTGGCTGGTCGTCCGCCTTTCGGTTCGCCGCTGACCGGCTCGCTATCTACCGTGCTGGAGAACATCGCCTATGCGCCGACGCCGACGCCCAGTGCGATCGATCCCGACGTGCCGCCGGATCTGGACATGGTCGTGATGAAGGCGCTGGCCAAGTCGCCGATCGAGCGCTACGCCGACGCGTCGGCGCTGGCAGAGGCGCTGCGCGGCGTGCGACCTGCCCCGGTTGTACGCGACGCAGACCCGCTGCCCGAGGTGCTGCCGACTGATACCGGGCCGGCGCCCATCCTGCGTCGCGGGCAGTCGGGCAGACCGAAGGCGCCGGTCGAGGACGTGCTGGCCGAATTGGCGGCCGACATCGACGCCTTCGCCGCGCGCGGCGCACCGCAACCGTCGATCGGGCAGGCGGCGTCCGCCTCGGCGCAGCGGCCGCTGCGCGAACAGGCAGCGCCGGCCGTCGCCTTCCCCACGCTGCACGAAATGCCGGCGCCGCCGCAAGCGCCCCCGCCGCCGGCGCCGGCCGTGCAGCGCGCAGCGCTGTCGCCTGCCGATCCGCCGGCTGCGTCGTCGCTGCTCGCCGACCTTGCCGGCGAGGCGCAGCGCATCCGTGCGCACACGGCGCAGATGCAGCGTGGCGAGCGTGCGGTCCGCACCGAAGCGGAACAGGCACTGTCCAACCGCCTGTTGCTGGTGCGCGACTACTTCACCCAGTTGAGCGCCCAGCTCAACGTGATCAAGCCGCAGGTGGCGCGCGACTATCCGCTGCTCGGGCTCGGCGTCCTGCGTGGCCTGGCCTGGCAGGCGTCCGATGTGAACACCCGCAACCGCGGCGCCGAGGCACCGGACCAGCTGGTGCGCGTGTCCTTGTCCTGGCTGCTGCGCGGGCAGTCGGTGCTGCGCTGTGAGCGCGATCCGCTGGCGGCCGACACGCTGCGTCTGGCGCTGCGCGAGCACGGCCTGCGTTTCGAGGAACAGCCGGCGCGCGACGAACTGAACCGGCTGCGTGCGCAGATATTCGACGTCGCGCCCGAGGTGCGCGGCCGGGTTGAACTGAATGCCGACTACCGGACGCTGACGCTGCGCTTGACGCTGCAGAACGTCGAACGCTTCGGTCTGGTCGATTACGTGCCGCCGGCCGAAGACCGCGGCAGCGAATGGCTGGACGAGCTGGTGCGACTGCTGCTCGGCCAGCCCAGCCGTTTCCCGACGCTGGCCAAGCTCATCGTGCCGTCACCGATGTGA